attttaatagtttagtaatttattgtcttttaaaaaattcaaaatatagtatatacggaaaaaatctaaattttaattttatagctaatttgatggtttaatttattttagtaatataaaattaaacaaaaatgatggaGAAGATATAGATTGTTATcaaatgtttattattaaaatcattaattgtcatttatatattagttatatttgataaattcgtagcttttatttaaacaaagaaaataaaatagtaattgcatactttaattaattttatgattagtttaatagaaattataatatatacttaattggactaatatattttttaagaattcAGAATTTCATTTTCATGGTGATGACACGTGATCAGGGGCGGATCCAGGTGTTGAAAGGGTGTGGCACGTGCCACActctaaataatataaatcttgTTGATATGTACAGACATATTGTCGTTAGCCCTAACGGTTCATAAGACAATGATTAGTTCCAATCCCTTTGAGTTCGATTCCTTGAGGctgtgatatttttttaaaaaaaaatctctgcACTTATAATCATCTTTCCCTTTTTCATTGATTTTGTTACCTacaattattctttttttttttattttctttctctaaCTTCgagtctattttttttttaacttatttcTACATTATTAATCACCTTTccctttttcatttatttcattACCTACAGTTATATATTAcaattgttttctttctttctctaatattagtttttccaaaataaaaatataatttatttaaatttcactCTAgtagttaattttattattttcagtaCTTAGATTAACATAAAAACtagaatgaatatttttttaaataaatattatgcactatatataattttatactattacttaaaatgaatatttaaaatatttaaaattataaaaataaattttagtgactaatgtaaatttaaatatatgtatatatagtgCCACGGGCTGAATTATTTTCTAGGTCCGCCCCTGTACGTGATTACAGTTAAATGTTGTAATATTTCgcaattaatatataaagaattaacatatatttttttttgaatgattaAAAGGTCGTACGTACGTGACGAAACCCAAATCATGTAactcaattcttttttttttttttgataaagctcaaactcaattctttttttctcagtcaaaatttaattcttattttgaaaatatatctttttaacttaattaaaacATGTTATTTCTCAGATTTCAGCTAGTTAAATCCAAGTATTTTTAACCGATATAATATCATCAATCAAACCAATGTATTAGAAGATGCAACCAATGAGATTATATGATCATGTCAATATAGTATTTATTTTCTCTTCGTAAGTTTGGTACCTTTATTAATGTACAACAACTACTAATTCAATAATTTGGATTTGGGCTAACGGTTATCTACCGAACTACGACCGGAAGGCCCGACGATAATGGGTCTTCTTGGCCCCAACAATATTCAATGCTCTATTAAACCCGATCTCGTTCGACAGTTTGCATCAACTCTCCTCTGGAACAACACACACAGTGGATTCAATAATCTCCGAATCGTAGAAAGCTATCGCTTCCTGAACCCTAAATGGATCATCATCACCAAGAGGAGGAAAACCACACCGAGAAACAAGACGACGAGGTTTGAATTTCGATCTCCCGAGATTACTGATCGTATTAAAATAATGACGATCTCCTTTGTTCCTGGTTAATTGCAGGAAGCTCTTGCTCGCCTTGCGGAGATTAAGAAGGCAATTGAAGCTAAGATGGCTCTTCGTCAAAACAATCTCAATCCTGAACGGCCTGGTTTGTGTTTTTGCAGTAGTTTTTGTGATTCCATAGGTGTAGTTTTGATAATTTAGGGTTTCACATTTACTTTCTGCAACGTTGTGTTTGAGTGTTTAGATTTGTAAAGATTTGTATAGAAATCTGTAGGTTTGAGTTTGTTACTGAGAGACTGAGTCGTGGATGTTGCAGATTCAGCGTATCTTAGGACTCTTGATTCTAGTATCAAGCGCAATACAGCAGTTATCAAGAAGTTGAAGCAGATCAATGAGGAGCAGCGTGAAGGGCTCATGGATGATCTGCGAAGTGTGAACCTTAGCAAATTCGTTAGCGAAGCAGTTACTGCCATTTGTGAGGCCAAGCTCAAAAGTTCTGATATACAAGCAGCTGTTCAGGTTGCCCTTGCTGTTTCCTATCTTGTACCGCTATTAGGATGTTGCAGATTAGAGTCGGTTAGGGATCGTTTTTCTTATGCTACTCATGCATCTCTACTGATCAACATGTCTCATTGAGATTGTTATCTTTGTTTCAGTAGTTTTTAATTCATTAGGCTGGTTGGAATGTCAATCCTCTTACCTCGGTTTAGGTTTATGTGGAAACTTACCTTGTCCTCTCAGTTTGTTATTTATTACGGGGCATTATAGAGTTGCGTAAGAGGATGCTCACTTTTAAAAGGCCTTGTACTGTAGCTGATATCCGTATTTTCTGACAGATATGCTCACTACTTCATCAGAGGTATAAAGAGTTTTCTCCTAGTCTGACACAAGGGCTCTTGAAAGTCTTCCTTCCTGGAAAATCTGCCGACGACTTAGATGCAGACAGGAACTCAAAGGCCATGAAAAAGCGCAGTACCCTAAAACTTCTCCTGGAGCTCTATTATGTTGGAGTAATAGAAGATAGTAACATCTTCATCAATATTATTAAGGACCTTACCAGTGCTGAGCACATGAAAGATCGAGATACGACCCAGACAAATTTGACACTTCTTGCCGGTTTTGCTAGGCAAGGAAGAGTTTTTCTTGGGCTTCCTATATCTGGACAAGACGAAGATGTAAGTTAGTTTCAATATCAGCTGAAATTTTATGCCTAATATTTGATGAGCTCTTATCTGTGACATCACCCAGCTCCTCTATTAACGTATATCTTACATGATCTTTGGTAGTAAAAGGGGCATGCTTTCTGTGTTGTATTTTTCCGTATAGAATTAAATCTGACTAAAGTTTACTCTAGTTTTTCAAGGGCCTCGGCGTCACTGCAGAACAGAAAAAGAATTTCAAGAAAGCTTTCAACACATATTATGATGCTCTGGCAGAGTTACTTCAATCTGAGCACAaggtaaaatatttatttgtttgcaCATGTGCAGGAACTTTTATAGATATCTTTCTTTTCTGAAATTGAAGAACTTTCTCCTTTATAGTGTAACTTCATCATATATTTCTTACAGTCGCTTCAACAAatggaaaaagaaaattcaaaactgGTAAATGCTAAAGGGGAGCTTAGTGAAGACAGTGCATCGTCATATGAAAAGCTGAGGAAATCATATGACCATCTCTATCGAAACATCTCCTCGTAAGTTGATCAAACTCAACTGGGGTTTTCTGATCTCGTTGGGTCTGGCTGTAGTGGAGTTGATTGCAGAAAATCTTAGATCATATTAATCCTTCAGTATATGGGTAGCTTCGTAGCTTTCTTCTCACTGGCTGCTAAAAGTATACTAATAACCAATGTCCCATGCTATTATTGTTAAGCTCTTAGCACTGTCCTGATATATTCTTGAAGTAATTAGTATTTTTTCGCCGTCATTGTAGTGTAAGAGTATAGTGTCATTGTTGAGCGTCAGTTCGTTTACCAAACCTTTGTACTATTGACCATGACAGACTAATTTACTAGAACCCTATGATATTTTTAATGGATCTTTGGAAGTGATCTTAGATTTATGGTGTTTATTCGTTCATCCCATATCTTTGGCTGGAATGGGTTATCTGGTAAAGGAACATCTACAGTTTCGATAATCAGAGGCTATTTGCTTAGGATAAATACTagttacaaaacaaaaagttaaGTATTCTCATCTATAACCTCCACATACCTAGTAATGTATCATATGTCATGTCGCAGTTTGGCTGAAGCACTTGACATGCAGCCTCCCGTTATGCCAGAGGATGGTACAACTAGGCTCACAGTAGGGGACGAGGCCTCATCGTCTGGTGCTGTAAAAGATACATCTGTCCCCGAACCTGTTTGGGACGATGAAGAGACCAAGACATTTTATGAGTGCTTGCCTGATCTGAGGTCAGTTCTTATTTATGGTCCCAAGAAACAAATTTATGGGAGAATGTATTGTTTGCAAGTGACACTCGGCAAACTTCAATTTTCTTGACAGAGTCTGGCTTATCTAGCTCATTAGGGCATCCTTAAAGGGAGATTTTTAATGGGTGTGCTTAGagtaaaataatgtatttagtTTAGTCGTTTGTGGAGTCGttagagaaaagaagaagaacaaaaataagcACAGATCTTGTTCAAGCACTTTCAAACTGATCTTAAcccattttttcattttatcctATTATTTAAAGCCCAAGCACATGCAAAATGATCCTCCATTAAGGATGGCCTTATAGCGTTTATGCTTCTTTTTTAGTTGCTTATGTCATCTTCATTGTTTTTCTAGGGCATTTGTTCCAGCAGTCTTGTTGGGGGAAGTAGAGTCTGCAAAGACAAAAGACAAATCATCTGTGAGTGGATGACACTACATTTCTCACTTTTTTCCTCTTAGGATATAAGAACACATTTACTGTTGCTGCTATTTGAGAACGTGGATGGTGGTCAATAGACATGCTTTGATTTTGAAAGATTTCGTGCTGCACATTTGCTTATAGTTTTCTATAAATCCAGCACTTATGATTTCATACCCTGTTGTGATTGGTTGTAGGAGTCTAGCTCTGAAGTTGTCGAAGGTCAACAAACAGCTGAAGACACAACAGAGTTTCCTGCTGATTCTGGTAGTATGGCTGATGTCTCAACTATTGAGCAGCCAAAAGAGAAGGATGAAGTAGATAAGGAAAAGGCTAAGGATGCTAAGAAGGAAAAAGGGAAAGAAAAGGATAGTGACAAGAAATTGGAAAATGAGAAGGAGAAAGGCAAGAGCCTTGACGTGGCAAACTTCGAAAGATTGTTACAGCGACTTCCTGGTTGCGTAAGCCGTGATCTTATTGACCAGTTGACGGTAAGAGTTCTGAAATGGTTTTCTATTTGATATCGTTTTGGTTGAACGTCTTTTTTGCTCTATTGTTTACTTCTATGTTTTATTTCCAGGTGGAGTATTGTTATTTGAATTCCAagacaaacagaaaaaaacttGTCAAAGCGTTATTTAATGTCCCTAGGACATCTCTGGAGTTGCTAGCATACTATTCGCGTATGGTTGCAACACTAGCAACGTGCATGAAAGACATCCCTTCTACGCTTGTGCAGATGTTGGAGGACGAGTTCAATTATCTAGTCCATAAAAAGGTTAGCTAGATGTGTTGCATTATCTTTGTTAAGTACCTAATTATTTCTACATTTGACTAGGACTGCACTTTTATTCTTTGAGCAGAGTGAAGTCAAATTCACTCTGTTGCTGTTGATGCCTCTGTTCTCAGTTTGGCGTCCAACCTTCCATTATAAACGCTCTTCAAAATTGATAATATACTGTCTTAAGGAATTGCAATTTGAATTTTGTGCAGGACCAAATGAATATCGAATCAAAAATCCGGAACATCAGATTTATTGGAGAACTCTGCAAGTTTAAAATTGTACCTTCTGGACTTGTATTCAGTTGTTTGAAGGTACAATGCTCATCCATCTACACATACATTTTATAGAGATGTTTATTTTCTTGATTCTTTGAATGTGTTAGATACGTTTCAAGTATATACATTAGGTAAGTGTCACTTGAATCCACTTACAGGAGATGAAAAAGTGATTGCAGGGGATTTTGATTCTATCATGTCTGACAAAACTCGAGCCATTCAACTCTATAAAATGTTCACTTCCCTTTTTTTTGCAGGCTTGCTTAGATGATTTTACTCATCATAACATTGATGTTGCTTGCAATCTTCTGGAGACATGTGGCCGTTTCCTTTATCGGTCTCCCGAGACCACACTCAGGATGACTAATATGCTGGACATATTGATGCGCCTGAAAAATGTCAAGAACTTAGATCCTCGTCAAAGCACTCTTGTGGAAAATGCCTACTACCTTTGTAAACCACCTGAAAGATCAGCACGAATTTCTAAAGTTCGACCACCATTGCATCAGGTATTTACTAATCTCCACTCCAACTACGTTGTCCATTATGTTTCTTATAATATTCTGTTGCTCAATTCTATTGACAACTTTCGTTTCTCTTATACTTCTATTCAAATTCCTGCAGTATATTCGAAAATTGCTGTTTTCGGATCTTGATAAAGATTCCATTACGAACGTACTGAAGCAACTGCGGAAGCTACCGTGGAGTGAATGTGAGCAATACATCTTGAAGTGCTTTATGAAGGTTCACAAGGGAAAGTATGGTCAGATTCATTTGATTGCATCCCTGACTTCTGGATTGAGCCGCCATCATGAGGAGTTTGCGGTGGCTGTTGTTGATGAGGTATGTCTCCCTTCCACTGTATTTTATTGGCTAATACACGTAGATATTGTGGTGTCCGAAATATCTTAATTCTGCAAGTTCTTAAAATCAGAAGTTCCTGAGTTTACTTGAGGAAAGTGCCTTGGTATTGGGGATCTGTATATAATTCCTCAGAAGTCATATAACTATTACTTTAGATGGTGTTGCATAGATGGCCTCTCCTGGCTCTTGTGAAAACGTTCTAATTTTCCTACGCCAACTTGGAGTACTGTATCTTGTGCAAAGGTTTTGatttattctataaaatatGTAGCTTGTTCTATAACTGGAAAAGGAGTGGAAAATTTATAGGCATTTGGTCAATAAATATGAGAGTTGCGTTCAAATTGAAATGATGTTGTTTCTTATATGAACTTCGACGCGTCAGTAAAGCCTGAAATAAGTGTTCTGTTGAAAATGGTTTGGAGGACCATGCCTATAGTTTTGGGTTCTATATTATATCAAATCAGAAGAGTGTGTGGAGATGCTCTCGTatcataaaaatatgaaaatgctCGTGAATGACATGTTTACATGCTTCGCTTAAATTTTCTGTAGCTTTTTCTGGACTTattcatttcacattttctGTAAAGGTATTGCATGTTGTCCACGGCCTAGTACCATGTCCCTTTCTTATAAGTAACGTGGTACTTTGTTTTCACTTGAAGGTACTGGAGGAGATAAGGGTTGGACTTGAGTTGAATGAATATGGGGCACAACAGAAGCGTCTAACCCATTTGAGATTCTTAGGGGAACTGTACAACTACGAGCACGTAGATTCGTCTGTGATATTCGAGACACTTTACTTAACTCTTTCGTATGGTCATGGTACTTCAGAGGTAAGTGAGCCTCAGACTATTTCAGAGTTCAACCCTTTGCCAAGTTCTAAATGCCTGTCTTTGTGGTTTGGCATTTGAAAAATTACATCACTAATGTCTCTTCTCGTGCTTAGTTTCTTCTATACATTCCTCACTGACTGCTGTAATATTCAGTCGTGCTTCTGTTTTACTGATTGATTGTTGAATATACTTTTATGATATTAGCAAGAGGTGCTGGATCCGCCAGAAGATTTTTTCCGTGTCAGGATGGTTATCATTCTCTTGGAAACATGTGGGCACTACTTTGATCGAGGTTCTTCAAAGAAAAGGCTTGATCAATTTTTGATACATTTCCAGAGATACATACTGAGCAAGGGTCATCCTCCTCTGGATATTGAATTTGACTTGCAGGTTAGTTCTTGTaacattttgtttatttctttgagGTTGATTCATCTGTAACAAATTAATGTGTCTTATCCTGTCTCAACGCAGGATCTATTTGCCAATTTGAGACCCAATATGACCCGTTACACGACTATTGATGAGGTCAATGCAGCTATACTTCAGCTGGAAGAGCGTCAACATGCTTCTGGTGCAGACAAAGGCAGTGTAGAAAGACATCCAGATACAAAGCGTCCAGGCATGTTTTCTAACGGTGAAGCTCCCAAAGAAGAAAGCGACAGTGATTCTGGTAGTGGCTCTGCTGTACGAGATGGACAGAACGAAGAGTTGGAGGATGGAAATCATGAGCGGGGATCTGAGAGTGAAGATGGTGATGACTATGATGATGCCGTTGGACCTGGAtctgatgatgataatgaatTTAGGGTAAGGCAGAAGGTAGTAACCGTAGATCCTGAGGAACAAGCAGACTTTGATCAAGAACTGAAGGCTTTACTTCAGGCAAGTTCGCAtttggtctttttttttgtttttgtagattGATGCATCTATTTTTGGTCCCAAGGCATTTGAAACTTGACATGAACATGGTTAACTGTTTTGTGGGTGCAGGAGAGCATAGAGCAAAGGAAGCTAGAATTACGTGGTAGACCGGCACTGAACATGACAATACCGATGAGTGTTTTCGAAGGATCCGGAAAAGATCACCATCATTTTGGGCGAGTCACAGGTGACAACGGCGAGGAAGTGGTGGACGAAGAGAATGGAGAGCCAAGAGAAGTTCAAGTGAAGGTCCTAGTGAAAAGAGGAAACAAACAACAAACGAAACAAATGCTAATCCCGAGTGATTGCTCGCTAGTGCAGAGCACAAAACAGAAAGAAGCTGCGGATTTGGAAGAGAAGCAAGACATAAAGAGGTTAGTGCTCGAGTACAATGAGagagacgaagaggaagctaATGGGTTAGGGACACAAGCATCGAATTGGACACCTGCAGGAAGCAGAGGAAACACTCGTGGTTACACAGGTGGTGTAGCTCGTCACCGGTTTGTTTATCATCAAGGAGGTGGTGGTTCGTATCATTCCCGAAGAAAGTAAGGTTTGAATCATCTTTGCTTGTGTGACCCTATGTGTCCAGCTTGTTTGATCCAACTTTTAACTTGGATTCGCTTTCCAgacaaaaactaaaacaatcatatttatttatttttacaactaacatttcaaattttaagaatatagtaaaataaaaatagtatatgagaggcaaaaatatatttttcacattttttcttagaaaaataaaaaatcaattaaatagtgataattgaatactaattataaaatattaaattttaggttgtaataattaaaaacacttaattatatgttaattttaaaaaatcgggttttaaaattaaaccggaTCACTGGTTTTATCGGGTTTCAGccggttttactggtttttattaaatttgggttttaaaccgaaccggactcggcttcagcgagtcacggtcggaccggttcgaccggccggtacgatccggttttcaaaacactggtcATAACCGTAGTGTAGATAGTAAGCAGACTCGCATCTTGTTTGCTTTCACAAACTGTCCCTTCTTATTAAGCCCATTGACAAGTTCGCAAGGTTTCATAGGCAAAGATCAGCCTCTTCTAAACAGCCCTTCGACTAGCGTTGTATATTAGTTACcctctttttaaaaatatcttcaaAATCCTAA
This genomic stretch from Raphanus sativus cultivar WK10039 chromosome 3, ASM80110v3, whole genome shotgun sequence harbors:
- the LOC108847571 gene encoding regulator of nonsense transcripts UPF2; the encoded protein is MDHHHQEEENHTEKQDDEEALARLAEIKKAIEAKMALRQNNLNPERPDSAYLRTLDSSIKRNTAVIKKLKQINEEQREGLMDDLRSVNLSKFVSEAVTAICEAKLKSSDIQAAVQICSLLHQRYKEFSPSLTQGLLKVFLPGKSADDLDADRNSKAMKKRSTLKLLLELYYVGVIEDSNIFINIIKDLTSAEHMKDRDTTQTNLTLLAGFARQGRVFLGLPISGQDEDFFKGLGVTAEQKKNFKKAFNTYYDALAELLQSEHKSLQQMEKENSKLVNAKGELSEDSASSYEKLRKSYDHLYRNISSLAEALDMQPPVMPEDGTTRLTVGDEASSSGAVKDTSVPEPVWDDEETKTFYECLPDLRAFVPAVLLGEVESAKTKDKSSESSSEVVEGQQTAEDTTEFPADSGSMADVSTIEQPKEKDEVDKEKAKDAKKEKGKEKDSDKKLENEKEKGKSLDVANFERLLQRLPGCVSRDLIDQLTVEYCYLNSKTNRKKLVKALFNVPRTSLELLAYYSRMVATLATCMKDIPSTLVQMLEDEFNYLVHKKDQMNIESKIRNIRFIGELCKFKIVPSGLVFSCLKACLDDFTHHNIDVACNLLETCGRFLYRSPETTLRMTNMLDILMRLKNVKNLDPRQSTLVENAYYLCKPPERSARISKVRPPLHQYIRKLLFSDLDKDSITNVLKQLRKLPWSECEQYILKCFMKVHKGKYGQIHLIASLTSGLSRHHEEFAVAVVDEVLEEIRVGLELNEYGAQQKRLTHLRFLGELYNYEHVDSSVIFETLYLTLSYGHGTSEQEVLDPPEDFFRVRMVIILLETCGHYFDRGSSKKRLDQFLIHFQRYILSKGHPPLDIEFDLQDLFANLRPNMTRYTTIDEVNAAILQLEERQHASGADKGSVERHPDTKRPGMFSNGEAPKEESDSDSGSGSAVRDGQNEELEDGNHERGSESEDGDDYDDAVGPGSDDDNEFRVRQKVVTVDPEEQADFDQELKALLQESIEQRKLELRGRPALNMTIPMSVFEGSGKDHHHFGRVTGDNGEEVVDEENGEPREVQVKVLVKRGNKQQTKQMLIPSDCSLVQSTKQKEAADLEEKQDIKRLVLEYNERDEEEANGLGTQASNWTPAGSRGNTRGYTGGVARHRFVYHQGGGGSYHSRRK